A genomic stretch from Anabaena cylindrica PCC 7122 includes:
- a CDS encoding ATP-binding protein, with translation MSSDFLNKLPQLIKRKEPVIILESPTQERYRMIRYICKSCSVLGIKCYLWNLGQEIIKEVECVDNVDLIFKDFGDYTPIAVKELKDQFRILKFWEYFQGEGILIIENLYPWISANVPQENQFFILSEWVKSNLLNLSFSPSAPGKIKSAILLGSQVNLHPELAAQIPVVTQELPDISEITVTLNEELHGILPLTLSEMDKNKIARSGIGLYISDLIKGLKSIDFHDEKSADSIAKELLDYKINLLNKLYGIEFIPTPEVPLGGLDLMQEAFKKFKRLFSPLAKVYKLRVPKGIMLVGPPGTGKSHSAKVCSQILGIPLILVDWGNVRSYGNEAEIKLKQLLKLADRLNELVLYFDDFDKGFAGDDDIARRLAGQLLTWMQERTSDVIVIASVNRLEWLPPELTRAGRFDYIYKVDLPNYGERHSIFKLHCARFDDRFSSDVSGSIDPYSQEEWRRILKETNRCVGAEIQTIVERAAATTFCQMFPEDIPVPSNGKLPPLEISVATLLAERQQINPLAIREADKVESMRNKAELQGLPSSTVDSSEYAIGNIDIFGECSD, from the coding sequence ATGTCATCAGATTTTTTAAACAAGTTGCCACAATTAATCAAGCGTAAAGAACCTGTAATTATTTTGGAATCGCCAACCCAAGAAAGATACAGAATGATTCGCTACATTTGCAAATCTTGTTCAGTGTTAGGAATTAAATGCTACTTATGGAATTTGGGACAGGAAATAATCAAAGAAGTTGAATGCGTTGATAATGTAGATTTAATTTTTAAGGATTTTGGAGACTATACTCCTATAGCAGTTAAAGAATTAAAAGACCAATTTAGAATCTTGAAATTTTGGGAATATTTTCAGGGAGAAGGAATATTAATTATCGAAAATCTTTACCCTTGGATTAGTGCGAATGTACCCCAGGAAAACCAATTTTTTATACTATCTGAGTGGGTTAAATCGAATTTACTCAATCTTTCTTTTTCTCCATCTGCCCCTGGTAAAATCAAATCTGCTATTCTTTTAGGTTCTCAAGTTAACTTACACCCAGAACTTGCTGCTCAAATTCCTGTGGTTACTCAAGAATTGCCTGATATCTCAGAAATTACTGTAACTCTCAATGAAGAACTGCATGGAATTTTACCACTAACATTGAGCGAGATGGATAAAAATAAAATTGCCCGTAGTGGAATTGGGTTATACATTTCCGATTTAATCAAAGGACTAAAATCAATTGATTTCCATGATGAAAAAAGTGCAGATTCTATAGCTAAAGAACTACTAGATTATAAAATAAATTTGCTCAATAAACTTTATGGTATTGAATTTATACCGACTCCTGAAGTTCCCTTGGGAGGACTAGATTTGATGCAGGAGGCTTTTAAAAAATTTAAAAGATTGTTTAGTCCTCTTGCCAAAGTCTACAAACTCAGAGTTCCTAAAGGTATAATGCTGGTAGGTCCTCCAGGTACGGGTAAATCTCATTCTGCTAAAGTATGCTCGCAAATTTTAGGTATTCCGTTGATTTTAGTAGATTGGGGTAATGTGAGAAGTTATGGTAATGAAGCAGAAATAAAATTAAAACAACTACTAAAATTAGCAGACCGTCTCAATGAATTGGTTTTGTATTTTGATGATTTTGATAAAGGTTTTGCTGGAGATGATGATATAGCTAGAAGGTTAGCAGGTCAGTTACTCACTTGGATGCAAGAACGTACCAGTGATGTAATTGTAATTGCTAGTGTCAATCGGTTAGAATGGCTACCACCAGAATTAACTAGGGCAGGAAGATTTGATTATATTTATAAAGTTGACTTGCCTAATTATGGTGAAAGACACAGTATTTTTAAACTTCACTGTGCGAGATTTGATGATAGATTTAGTAGTGATGTTTCTGGTAGTATTGATCCTTATAGTCAAGAGGAATGGCGACGAATACTTAAAGAAACTAATCGCTGTGTAGGTGCGGAAATTCAAACTATTGTTGAGAGGGCGGCTGCTACTACTTTTTGTCAAATGTTTCCAGAAGATATACCTGTTCCTAGCAATGGTAAATTACCACCCTTGGAAATTTCTGTGGCGACGCTGTTAGCAGAACGTCAACAAATCAATCCATTAGCTATTCGAGAAGCAGATAAGGTGGAAAGTATGAGGAATAAAGCTGAACTTCAGGGTTTACCATCTTCTACTGTAGATTCATCGGAGTATGCAATTGGTAATATAGATATATTTGGTGAATGCAGTGATTAA
- the recD2 gene encoding SF1B family DNA helicase RecD2, translating into MSTLPNQTPQQINAYAPQETITGVVERLTFYSEESGYTVARLTRSNSQDLTTIVGSFANIQPGQTLQLTGFWRDHPQYGPQFQVTNYKETKPATLTGIEKYLGSGLIKGVGPVTAKRIVAHFGTETLEIIENQIERLIEVNGIAKKRIKLIQTAWETQKAIKEVMIFLQGHGVSTTYAVKIYKQYGDKAIATVTHNPYQLATDIYGIGFMTADKIARNLGVAPDSEFRYRAGLIHALSEAAEDGHCYLPQPELIESVIKLLTTESHEPTKEAIAQTISDMALKEELIREKDGDTLLCYKPTYFHTEQNLAQLIHQRLSQPIITDIPRVQAWLERFTATQKIELSPRQQFAVETAAYSPIMILTGGPGVGKTFTTHAIVSLWKAMGKSIALAAPTGRAAQRLSEMTGLEAKTIHRLLEFDPKTMGFKCGSENPLPQTAIIVDEASMLDLFLAYSLVKAVSAGAQLLLVGDIDQLPSVGPGNVLADLINSGKVPVVRLTQVFRQAQQSAIITAAHEINRGQYPTIEHINNNPVSDCLWHGGGFEPEHGVQTICELITDLIPRLGFNPATDVQVLCPMTRGLVGTRNLNNFLQELINPKSPNKVEITRGGMTLRVGDRVIQQTNDYQREVFNGDLGIITAIDTVEQEVNVQYGDRASDDLSVRSVVYDYADLNEITLAWSVSIHKSQGSEYPVVILPLYMQHYMMLSRNLLYTGLTRAKKLAIVIGSKKAISLAVRSTDDVQRYTRLQKRLDLLA; encoded by the coding sequence ATGTCCACTTTACCCAACCAGACTCCCCAACAAATTAATGCTTATGCTCCCCAAGAAACCATTACTGGGGTAGTGGAACGGCTCACTTTTTACTCCGAGGAGTCTGGTTACACAGTAGCACGGTTAACTCGCTCCAACTCCCAAGACTTAACAACCATTGTCGGCAGCTTTGCCAATATTCAGCCAGGACAGACACTACAACTAACCGGCTTCTGGCGTGACCATCCCCAATATGGCCCCCAATTCCAAGTAACTAATTATAAAGAAACCAAACCAGCTACACTTACGGGTATTGAAAAGTATCTCGGCAGTGGATTAATCAAAGGTGTAGGACCCGTCACAGCAAAACGGATTGTTGCCCACTTTGGCACAGAAACACTAGAAATTATTGAAAATCAGATTGAACGCTTAATTGAAGTTAACGGCATTGCCAAAAAACGTATTAAGCTCATCCAAACTGCGTGGGAAACTCAAAAAGCTATCAAAGAAGTAATGATATTTCTGCAAGGTCATGGTGTTTCTACTACCTATGCAGTCAAAATTTATAAACAGTATGGGGATAAAGCGATCGCCACAGTTACTCACAACCCCTACCAATTAGCAACTGACATCTATGGTATCGGCTTCATGACAGCTGATAAGATTGCCCGAAATCTAGGAGTTGCACCTGACTCAGAATTTAGATACCGTGCTGGACTGATTCATGCTTTGAGTGAAGCTGCTGAAGATGGTCATTGCTATCTACCACAACCAGAACTGATTGAGTCGGTAATTAAACTGCTGACTACTGAATCTCATGAACCAACCAAGGAAGCGATCGCTCAAACTATCTCAGACATGGCGTTGAAAGAAGAGTTAATCAGAGAAAAGGATGGTGATACATTACTTTGCTACAAGCCTACCTATTTTCACACCGAGCAGAATTTAGCCCAACTCATACATCAGCGTTTGAGTCAGCCTATTATCACTGATATTCCTCGTGTCCAAGCTTGGCTAGAAAGATTTACAGCTACTCAAAAAATTGAACTTTCACCACGGCAACAATTTGCTGTAGAAACGGCCGCTTATTCCCCCATCATGATTCTTACAGGAGGTCCAGGAGTTGGTAAAACTTTCACTACCCACGCAATAGTTAGTTTATGGAAGGCGATGGGAAAATCCATTGCTTTAGCTGCACCAACTGGACGGGCTGCCCAACGTTTAAGTGAAATGACTGGGTTAGAAGCAAAAACAATACACCGCTTATTAGAATTTGACCCCAAGACGATGGGGTTTAAATGCGGTAGCGAAAATCCTTTACCGCAGACAGCAATTATTGTTGATGAAGCTAGTATGTTAGATTTATTTTTAGCATACTCCTTAGTCAAAGCAGTTTCTGCGGGCGCACAACTGTTGTTGGTGGGAGATATTGACCAGTTGCCGTCAGTTGGACCGGGTAATGTACTTGCTGACTTGATAAATTCTGGTAAAGTGCCTGTAGTGCGACTAACTCAGGTATTTCGCCAAGCCCAACAAAGTGCAATTATTACAGCAGCCCACGAAATAAACCGGGGACAGTATCCGACAATTGAACACATCAACAATAACCCTGTTTCCGATTGTTTGTGGCATGGAGGGGGATTTGAACCAGAACATGGGGTGCAAACGATTTGTGAATTGATTACAGATTTGATTCCCCGGTTAGGGTTTAACCCAGCTACGGATGTACAAGTGCTTTGTCCGATGACACGGGGGTTAGTGGGTACTCGCAATCTCAATAATTTCTTGCAGGAATTAATTAACCCTAAAAGTCCCAACAAGGTAGAGATTACTAGGGGTGGGATGACGTTGCGGGTAGGTGACAGGGTGATTCAGCAGACTAATGATTATCAACGGGAAGTATTTAATGGTGACTTGGGAATCATTACTGCAATTGACACAGTTGAACAAGAAGTAAATGTGCAGTATGGCGATCGCGCAAGCGATGACTTGTCAGTTCGCTCTGTAGTTTATGATTATGCTGACCTGAATGAAATTACACTCGCTTGGAGCGTTTCTATCCATAAATCCCAAGGATCTGAATATCCGGTGGTGATTCTGCCTTTGTATATGCAACATTACATGATGCTTAGTCGTAATTTGCTTTACACAGGTCTGACTCGTGCGAAAAAGTTAGCAATTGTGATTGGGTCGAAAAAGGCAATTTCTTTGGCTGTACGCTCTACTGATGATGTGCAACGATATACACGCTTACAGAAAAGGTTGGACTTGTTAGCTTAA
- a CDS encoding efflux RND transporter permease subunit gives MFANFFIKRPVFAIVCALVMLMVGIISIPILPVEQYPDISPVQINVTANYIGANAQVVEETVTTVLERQINGIEGLKYITSTSSSDGTSNITITFDQGYDIDTAAADVQNRVLLAEPKLPEVVRQTGVSVTKQSSGIVLAMAMYSEGDKYDDTFISNYADLYVLDRLRRIKGVGNIATFGDRRYAMRLWLDPTQLANRKLTTEDVINALHQQNLQLGIGSIGQPPAPNGQMYQIELQTQGRLKEADEFANIVIKAGTDGTIVKLKDVGRAELGAENYSSFARYSGNVAVGYQILQIPGSNALKIANAVKAEMEQIAKDFPPGLKYEFPYDSSLFVEASRQEVVKNLLESIALVVLVIFVFLQDWRTTLIPAITIPISLIGTFALKLTTGPQTINHYNLYRSIEINGAAAPGFSSGQAIETMKNLAASVLPKNMSYEWSGITLEELESGGQAPIIFGLGIFFVFLVLAAQYNNFIDPLIILLSVPLAVLGALLAQSWRGLYNDVYCQVGLVMLIGLASKNAILIVEFANQLREEGFSITKAAVKASSERLRPIIMTAISTLLGTWPLVVATGAGSASRQSLGTAVFGGMFFATFLSLFVVPILYIMVTQISSLFTGLPKIKTPQRELIK, from the coding sequence ATGTTTGCAAACTTCTTCATCAAACGCCCAGTATTTGCTATAGTCTGCGCTTTAGTAATGCTCATGGTAGGAATCATCAGCATTCCCATCCTACCAGTAGAACAATACCCCGATATAAGTCCTGTACAAATTAACGTCACCGCCAATTATATTGGTGCTAACGCCCAAGTTGTGGAAGAAACCGTCACCACAGTTTTAGAACGCCAAATTAATGGTATCGAAGGCTTAAAATATATCACCTCCACCAGCAGCAGTGACGGTACAAGCAACATCACCATTACCTTTGATCAAGGATATGATATTGATACTGCGGCCGCAGATGTGCAGAATCGAGTTTTGTTAGCAGAACCAAAATTACCGGAAGTTGTCCGCCAAACAGGGGTTTCTGTGACAAAACAATCTAGTGGTATTGTCTTAGCAATGGCTATGTATAGTGAAGGTGATAAATACGATGACACTTTTATTAGTAACTACGCCGACCTTTATGTGCTAGATCGCCTCAGACGGATCAAAGGAGTTGGTAACATTGCCACCTTTGGCGATCGCCGTTATGCAATGCGGTTATGGCTGGACCCTACCCAACTTGCTAACCGCAAACTTACCACAGAAGATGTAATTAACGCCCTTCATCAACAAAACCTACAGTTAGGGATCGGCAGTATTGGACAACCACCCGCACCTAACGGACAAATGTATCAAATTGAATTGCAAACCCAAGGACGATTAAAAGAAGCTGATGAATTTGCAAACATCGTCATCAAAGCAGGTACAGATGGAACAATAGTCAAGTTAAAAGATGTCGGTCGTGCGGAACTGGGAGCAGAAAATTACAGTTCCTTTGCTCGTTATAGTGGTAATGTTGCCGTTGGTTATCAAATTCTACAAATTCCTGGCAGCAATGCTTTAAAAATTGCCAATGCTGTAAAAGCAGAAATGGAACAAATTGCAAAGGACTTTCCACCAGGATTGAAATATGAATTTCCCTACGATTCCTCATTATTTGTAGAAGCATCTCGCCAAGAAGTTGTCAAAAATTTATTGGAATCTATTGCGCTAGTTGTCTTAGTAATTTTTGTGTTCTTACAAGACTGGCGCACTACCCTAATTCCCGCAATTACAATTCCGATTTCTTTAATTGGGACATTTGCCTTAAAACTAACCACCGGACCACAAACAATTAATCATTACAACTTATATCGATCAATAGAAATTAATGGTGCTGCTGCACCTGGTTTTAGTTCTGGACAAGCAATAGAAACAATGAAAAATTTAGCTGCTTCTGTTTTACCTAAAAACATGAGTTATGAATGGTCAGGTATTACTTTAGAAGAATTAGAATCTGGCGGACAAGCACCAATTATTTTTGGTTTAGGAATTTTCTTTGTGTTCTTGGTCTTAGCTGCTCAATATAATAACTTCATTGATCCTCTGATTATTTTATTATCAGTTCCCCTGGCAGTTTTAGGAGCATTATTAGCCCAATCATGGCGCGGTTTATATAATGATGTTTACTGCCAAGTTGGGTTAGTAATGTTAATTGGTTTAGCCAGTAAAAATGCAATTTTAATTGTTGAATTTGCCAACCAATTACGCGAGGAGGGTTTTTCAATTACCAAAGCAGCAGTGAAAGCTTCAAGTGAAAGACTAAGACCAATTATCATGACTGCTATTTCTACACTACTGGGAACTTGGCCACTTGTTGTCGCTACTGGTGCAGGTTCAGCAAGTCGTCAATCTTTGGGTACTGCTGTTTTTGGAGGAATGTTTTTTGCTACTTTCTTGAGTTTATTTGTAGTACCTATTTTGTATATCATGGTTACTCAAATTAGCTCACTTTTTACAGGTTTACCAAAGATTAAAACTCCACAAAGAGAATTAATCAAATAG
- a CDS encoding efflux RND transporter periplasmic adaptor subunit has translation MNPTESQTPNLDFEDNFQEELQLKLSQKPWLWLLTTLLLVGGGITGWRVLTPSPKPPVATAAAPPGVPVKLSTLPVTKIEQSSNFIANLKSRRSVNLRPRIQGQVSQIFVKAGDEITAGTPILQIDAEEKRAEISGMDAAVLAARSQLENAQATLKVIEAERLSKQADVKLNELDYQRYSYLANEGAISRQTQDQYANKLATAKASLNAIDAQIQAQKAAISQAQKTVQQAQAATKQQQVQLKYYQITAPFAGKVGDIPIKIGDFVDTATQLATITENQTLEVNISVPVQQATRLRPGMTLQLIDERGKNIGSSRIFFIAANTVNDTQSVLVKSLFDNSRRQLRSDQLIKAKVIWEQRPGVLIPTTTVIRLGAETFVYVAEKSPNQKQLIAKLKPVKLGNIQNNQYQILKGLSPGEKIVISGLLNLKDGTPIIPE, from the coding sequence ATGAACCCCACAGAAAGCCAAACTCCAAACCTAGATTTTGAAGATAATTTTCAGGAAGAATTACAGTTAAAACTATCCCAAAAACCTTGGCTGTGGTTATTAACAACTTTACTATTAGTAGGGGGAGGAATCACAGGTTGGCGGGTGCTTACTCCCAGTCCCAAACCCCCAGTAGCTACTGCTGCTGCACCTCCTGGAGTCCCAGTCAAATTATCCACCTTACCAGTAACAAAAATTGAACAAAGTTCAAACTTTATCGCCAACTTAAAATCACGACGTTCAGTAAATTTACGTCCCAGAATTCAAGGACAAGTGAGCCAAATTTTTGTCAAAGCAGGAGATGAAATAACAGCAGGAACACCAATTTTACAAATAGATGCTGAAGAAAAAAGAGCAGAAATTAGTGGTATGGATGCAGCAGTATTAGCAGCGCGATCGCAATTAGAAAATGCACAAGCTACCCTAAAAGTAATAGAAGCTGAAAGATTATCAAAACAAGCTGATGTCAAACTAAATGAATTAGACTATCAAAGATATTCTTACCTTGCTAACGAAGGTGCAATATCTCGTCAAACTCAGGATCAATATGCAAACAAACTAGCCACAGCGAAAGCCAGTTTGAACGCCATTGATGCTCAAATTCAAGCCCAAAAAGCTGCCATTTCTCAAGCCCAAAAAACCGTACAACAAGCTCAAGCAGCTACCAAACAACAACAAGTTCAATTAAAATATTATCAAATCACTGCTCCCTTTGCTGGTAAAGTCGGAGATATCCCCATTAAAATTGGTGACTTTGTAGATACTGCTACACAATTAGCAACAATTACTGAAAATCAAACATTAGAAGTTAATATTTCCGTACCAGTGCAACAAGCGACCAGGTTACGTCCAGGAATGACATTACAACTAATAGATGAACGGGGTAAAAATATCGGTAGTAGTCGGATATTTTTCATCGCCGCTAACACAGTTAACGATACTCAATCAGTCTTAGTTAAATCACTGTTTGATAATTCTCGCAGACAATTACGATCAGATCAACTTATTAAAGCCAAAGTAATTTGGGAACAACGCCCAGGGGTATTAATTCCCACTACCACCGTCATCCGTTTAGGTGCAGAAACCTTTGTTTATGTCGCCGAAAAATCACCCAACCAAAAACAATTAATAGCTAAACTCAAACCAGTCAAACTAGGAAACATTCAAAATAATCAATATCAAATTCTCAAAGGTTTATCACCAGGAGAAAAAATAGTTATTTCTGGCTTACTCAATTTAAAAGATGGAACTCCCATTATCCCTGAATAG
- a CDS encoding heavy-metal-associated domain-containing protein: MTIQLTIPKLACSSCADAVTTAIKKVDAAATVKADTKTKTVSVETQASETVVKEAIASAGYPSI; this comes from the coding sequence ATGACAATACAACTTACTATTCCTAAACTAGCTTGTTCATCTTGCGCGGATGCTGTGACAACAGCAATTAAAAAAGTTGATGCTGCTGCTACCGTGAAAGCTGACACAAAAACCAAAACTGTTAGTGTAGAAACTCAAGCATCAGAGACAGTTGTTAAAGAAGCGATCGCCTCTGCTGGTTATCCATCTATCTAG
- a CDS encoding class I SAM-dependent methyltransferase encodes MSETIVRKQYDQLAVIYDLRWKSYIANTLSFLKTWAEISPTETILDVACGTGEFERLLLDECSLQQIVGVDISDKMLAIAKQKCRAYPQVSFQIASASNLPFDNDSFDVIVSANSFHYFDDPLAALKEMRRVLKPDGKVIILDWCRDYLVCKICDIILKVFDPAHKQCYTQNEFHCLLEDADFAIYRATKIRLGVFWGLMVATASLKA; translated from the coding sequence ATGAGTGAGACTATAGTTCGCAAACAGTACGATCAGTTAGCTGTCATTTATGATCTACGTTGGAAAAGTTATATAGCTAACACACTATCTTTCCTGAAAACCTGGGCAGAAATATCACCAACAGAGACTATACTTGATGTTGCCTGTGGCACTGGTGAGTTTGAACGGTTACTGCTAGATGAATGTTCATTGCAACAGATTGTTGGCGTAGACATTTCAGATAAGATGCTGGCGATCGCCAAACAGAAATGTAGGGCTTATCCTCAAGTATCATTTCAGATTGCAAGTGCATCAAATTTGCCATTCGATAATGATAGTTTTGATGTGATTGTGTCTGCCAATTCTTTTCACTACTTTGATGACCCACTTGCTGCATTAAAGGAGATGAGACGTGTTCTTAAGCCTGATGGTAAAGTCATTATCCTGGATTGGTGTAGAGATTATTTAGTTTGTAAAATATGTGACATAATCCTTAAGGTTTTTGATCCTGCTCATAAGCAGTGTTATACCCAAAATGAATTTCACTGCTTGCTTGAAGATGCAGATTTTGCGATTTATCGTGCGACCAAAATTCGCTTGGGTGTTTTTTGGGGATTGATGGTAGCTACCGCAAGTTTAAAGGCTTAA
- a CDS encoding heavy metal-responsive transcriptional regulator produces the protein MLAQAEAKQIGVVAKESGVPIKTIRYYEELGLLKPSGRTEGGYRLFNTDVLERLHFIKRAQSLGLSLLEIKDFLNVHDSGELPCVHIKIKLEDKVKAIDEQIQQLMILRQELSGLLSGWEIKPDNDHSTICPIIEHE, from the coding sequence ATGTTAGCTCAAGCAGAAGCAAAACAGATCGGTGTAGTTGCTAAAGAAAGCGGTGTACCTATTAAAACTATTCGCTATTATGAGGAGTTGGGTTTACTCAAACCCTCTGGGAGAACGGAAGGGGGATATAGATTATTTAATACTGATGTTTTGGAGCGACTACATTTTATTAAACGCGCTCAAAGTTTGGGATTAAGTTTATTAGAAATCAAGGATTTTTTGAATGTTCATGATAGCGGTGAATTGCCTTGTGTGCATATTAAAATTAAACTAGAAGATAAGGTAAAAGCTATTGATGAACAAATTCAGCAATTAATGATTTTGAGGCAAGAATTATCTGGTTTACTCTCTGGTTGGGAAATCAAGCCTGATAATGATCATTCAACAATTTGCCCAATCATTGAACATGAATAA
- a CDS encoding FMN-binding negative transcriptional regulator: MMYVPPAFREDDMEKLVAFMRANSFATVVSIVNDIPVASHIPVVVTVENGVVKLSGHLAKANSQWKSFGLGETLAIFTGPHAYISPSLYEKKESVPTWNYIAVHAYGLSQVITLEDAPELMDQMIDEMIETYDSDYKSQWDDLSDHFREGMMNGIIAFEMTVTRLEGKYKLSQNRSHYDQSNVAHSLLQSTETNVQSIGAAMKQNLETDGESLK, translated from the coding sequence ATGATGTATGTTCCACCCGCTTTCCGAGAAGATGACATGGAGAAACTGGTCGCTTTTATGCGTGCTAATAGTTTCGCTACTGTGGTATCTATTGTCAATGATATTCCTGTGGCTTCACATATTCCCGTTGTAGTGACAGTAGAGAACGGTGTTGTTAAACTGTCAGGTCATCTTGCGAAAGCCAATTCTCAATGGAAAAGTTTTGGTTTAGGTGAAACACTAGCGATTTTTACTGGACCCCATGCTTATATTTCACCATCTTTATATGAGAAGAAAGAGAGTGTACCGACTTGGAACTATATAGCAGTACACGCTTATGGGTTGTCTCAAGTTATCACTCTTGAAGATGCACCAGAATTAATGGATCAAATGATTGATGAAATGATTGAAACCTATGACTCTGACTATAAATCTCAATGGGATGATTTATCCGATCACTTCCGCGAGGGAATGATGAATGGAATTATTGCTTTTGAGATGACTGTCACAAGGTTGGAAGGAAAATATAAACTAAGTCAAAACCGCAGTCATTATGATCAATCAAATGTTGCCCATAGTTTACTACAAAGTACAGAAACCAATGTTCAGTCCATAGGTGCGGCAATGAAACAGAACCTAGAAACTGATGGAGAATCGTTAAAATAA
- a CDS encoding VOC family protein has protein sequence MIDIGLTHIALPVSNLEQSIEFYATYAQMQVVHRRIDAETGVAVAWLTDHTRPFAIVLIETKSVHPVLSPIAHLGVGCKSREAMDALCDQARQAGVLVDEPKDFGYPVGYWAFLRDPDGHTLELSYGQEIGLTVEQENI, from the coding sequence ATGATTGATATTGGACTGACGCATATTGCCCTACCTGTGTCAAATCTTGAACAAAGTATTGAGTTCTACGCTACCTATGCTCAAATGCAAGTGGTTCATCGTCGCATTGATGCAGAAACAGGAGTTGCGGTTGCTTGGCTTACAGACCATACTCGTCCATTTGCCATTGTTCTCATTGAAACTAAGTCAGTACATCCCGTTCTCTCTCCCATAGCACATCTGGGAGTTGGTTGTAAAAGTCGTGAAGCGATGGATGCTTTGTGTGATCAAGCTCGTCAAGCAGGGGTATTGGTAGACGAACCTAAAGATTTTGGGTATCCGGTCGGATATTGGGCGTTCTTGCGAGATCCTGATGGTCATACTTTGGAATTATCCTATGGTCAAGAAATTGGGTTGACAGTGGAGCAGGAAAATATTTAG
- a CDS encoding cupredoxin domain-containing protein, producing the protein MINKTALIGSIAGIVLGISAGETLAQTTHENHSSATVQTNQFQRIEQPLGNKVAVTFGGLGIIGLQLWWFLLSKPKSQKAVATGGNIQEVNITVDGGYDPSRILVQAGKPVRLKFERKDPSSCLEQVIIPDFHIAADLPINQITTVEFTPEQAGTYLFTCGMNMFRGEIHAETSDIQSTVTKEDKTMIEPQPQALSLIDEQEIILEQKSQQAVVMVDQGYTPNRIVVQAGRKVKLDFLRGNPSNCLAKVLIPDFGIAADLPLNKLTSIEFTPEKPGEYAFTCGMNMFRGAISVQAANGSEEITSTKINFS; encoded by the coding sequence GTATCGCCGGAATTGTCTTAGGAATTTCTGCTGGTGAAACATTAGCACAAACAACCCACGAAAATCACTCATCAGCAACAGTGCAAACCAATCAATTTCAACGAATTGAACAACCATTAGGAAACAAAGTAGCCGTTACTTTTGGTGGTTTAGGAATTATAGGTTTACAACTTTGGTGGTTTTTGTTAAGTAAACCCAAGTCTCAGAAAGCAGTTGCCACAGGTGGGAATATTCAAGAAGTAAATATCACTGTTGATGGGGGATATGATCCGAGTCGAATTTTAGTACAAGCGGGTAAACCTGTGAGGTTGAAATTTGAACGCAAAGACCCCAGTAGTTGTTTAGAACAGGTAATTATTCCCGACTTTCACATTGCCGCAGATTTACCAATTAATCAAATAACAACGGTGGAATTTACACCTGAACAAGCTGGAACTTATCTCTTTACTTGTGGCATGAATATGTTTCGCGGTGAAATTCACGCAGAAACTTCAGACATTCAATCAACAGTTACAAAGGAAGATAAAACCATGATAGAACCTCAACCCCAAGCCTTGAGTTTAATTGATGAACAGGAAATAATCTTAGAGCAAAAAAGTCAGCAAGCCGTTGTTATGGTAGATCAGGGATACACTCCTAATCGTATTGTGGTTCAAGCAGGGAGAAAAGTAAAACTTGACTTTCTGCGTGGGAATCCTAGTAATTGTTTGGCAAAAGTGTTAATTCCTGATTTTGGTATTGCTGCTGATTTACCACTGAATAAATTGACATCAATTGAGTTCACACCAGAAAAACCTGGTGAATATGCTTTCACTTGTGGGATGAATATGTTTCGTGGAGCAATTTCTGTTCAAGCAGCAAATGGTAGTGAAGAAATAACTTCTACTAAAATTAATTTCTCATGA